One Hydrogenobaculum sp. 3684 genomic window, TCTGTTCGTAATCGGCTTTTATTGTTTCAAAATTCATCAAAAGTTTGTTGTATTCTTGTTCTTTCAAAAAATACTCTTTATTTTTTTTATCAAACTCAAGCGCTGTTTTCTCTAATTCGTTTTTTAACTTTATATACCTTTCTATATCTGATTTTAGGCTAAGTTTTGGTTTTAAAAACTCAATACGTTTTTTGATAAGCTCCATTTTCTCTTTTTGGTTTTCTAGATTTTCATATTCGGCTGTTAGTTTGTTTAGTTCGGTTTTTAATTCTTGCTTTTTTTTGGCTTTACTAAGCTTTTCTAATAAAACTTTTTTTTCTGAAGTTTTAACACTAAGCTCTTGCTCCAAAGAATCTAGTTTCTTTTGAAGCTCTTCTACATTTTCTTGAGTAGATTTTAAGTTATCTATCATTAGCAATATCGAATCTATTTCATTTTTTAAATCTTTTTTTTGAGAAGCTGCAAGCTCTCTCATTTTATCTATTTTATCTAAATTGCTTAATCTCATTATTATTTCTCTTCTTTCTTGTGGGCTTTCTGGTTTAATAAACTTTGCAAATTCTCCTTGGGGCAAAACTATCACTTTTGTAAAAGTATCGTAATCCATGTTCAATATTTCTTTTATTCGTTCTTCCCTTAGCTTATTTTTTTCTTCTGTAATTATTTCTTTTCCATTTTCTTTTAAAGAAACTACGATATTTTTACCGCTCTTTAAATATCTTCCCACGGTGTATGTTTTATCGTTCAAAGAAAATGTTAAGGATACTCTAAAAAAATCTTTCCCTTTTGATATGTAGTCTTCTTTAGAAGCTCCTTTTTCAAATCTTGGGCATTTACCGTAAAGGGCAAATGTGATAGCATCTATTATGGTGGTCTTGCCAGCTCCGGTCATTCCAGTGATGGCAAACAAAGAAAGATCAGAAAAATCTATAACAGTTTTTTCCTTGTAAGACAAAAAACCCTCTAACTCCAATACCAAAGGTCTCATAAATCGTCAAAGCTACCTATTGTTTCATAAGGCCATTCCAACATTCCACCTCTTATATTAAAAGCTTCAAAACCAAGTTGCCTTAGTGCATAAGTAGCGCAAGCGCTTCTACCACCACTTAAACATATAATTAGATATTTCTTTGATTTATCTAGCTCTTTGTAAGTTTTCATCAAGGTATCAAGAGAATAAAGTTTAGCCCCTTCTATACGCCATTTATCATATTCCATTTTTGTTCTTACATCCAACAGTACGTAATCTTTGTTTTTTTCCAGAAGCGTTTTTGCTTCTTCTGCTGAAACGGAAGGTACTTTATCAAAACATATATTTTCTTCAGAAGGTAAAGACATGCTCCATATCCCTTTTTACTTCCAATATATTGTTTTTATCGTCTACATATACAAGGTAAGGTCTAAAATGAGGTAGCTCTTCTTCTTCCACTTCTGCATAAGAGGCTATGATTATAATATCACCTGGCATACATAACCTTGCAGCTGCACCGTTTAGGGATATCTCACCGGGCCTTCCTGGTATCACATAGGTAGAAAACCTATTTCCGTTGTTTACGTTGTATATATCCACTTTCTCAAACACTACAAACTTTCCAGCCTCTAAAAGCCTTTCATCTATAGATATTGAACCTTCGTAATTGAGGTTGGCTCCTGTAACAGTGGCTCTATGTATCTTTGCTCTTAAAATATGCCTTTTCAATGAAATACCTCCTTGTAAAATATTATTATATTAAAATCTTATAAAAATACAATGAAATATAATATCTTAAATATTTTGAGAACATCTTGGACATACGCCATTTATCATAGTTTCTACATAAAGCCAACACCTTGGGCATTTTTCACCTTTGGCTTTTTCTACCTTAATACGGAGTTTTGTATACTCACCCTCCTCGCCATCATTTTCTGCTATTTCCACTTGGCTTACGGTAAAAAACGAATGAAGATAGTCTTTGTATTTTTCTAAAAGCTTATAAAACTCTTCATTTGGCTTTATAACAACCCTTGCTTCGTAAGGATGTTTTATAATATCATTTTTACGCTCCATCTCTATAGCTTTTAATACATCTTTTCTAAGAAGTAAAAGTTTTTGGTAGTCTTTTAAAAGCTCTTCATCGGTAAAATCTGAAGCTTTGTATTCATTCATAAATATACTTTCTGGCAGATGGTTTTCTATGCTTTTCATATAAGAATAAGTCTCCTCAGCGGTGAAACTAAGTACCGGAGAAAGAAGAATTGTAAGATTTTTAAGTAAGAAATAAAGCACCGTTTGAGCTGACAACCTTTCAAAAGAACCACTTTTATACATATAAAGTCTATCTTTTAGTACATCAAAATACAAAGCCGACAAATCTATGCTGACAAATTCCATCAACCTATGGTAAAACCTATGATATTGATAATTTTTATAAAAGCTAAAAAGCTCTTCAAAAACCTTTGAAGCGTAAGCATACATGTATCTATCAAAGTGATGTAGTTTATCTGGTGCTATAGAAAACTCATACTTAAAGTCGTATAAATTTCCAAGACAATACCTCAACGTGTTTCTTATTTTCTTATAATCTTCAGCTAGGCGTTTTAATATAGATTTTCCAAGTTTTATATCTTCAGTATAGTCCTCTGATATAACCCAAAGTCTTAATATATCTGCACCGTATTCTTTTATAATCTCAAGAGGTGATATAACGTTTCCTTGGGATTTTGACATTTTGTGGCCTTTTTCATCTACGGTAAACCCATGGGTAACTACAGATTTAAAAGGGGCTTCTCCGTAAGAAGCAATGGATTCCAACAAAGAAGCTTGGAACCAACCTCTGTGCTGATCTGAACCCTCTAAGTAAACATCTGCTTTTTCTATGCCTCTTGGCCTTAATACAGAAGCATGAGAAGAACCAGAGTCAAACCATACATCTAAAATATCCGTTTCTTTTACAAAGTCTTTGGAACCACATTTTTTACATACTGTATCTGGTGGCAAAAGCTCTTTTTCGTCTTTTTTAAACCATTCGTCGGCTCCGTAAGGTGAGTGTTCAAATATCTTTGCCACATACTCAAATATATGAGATTCTAAAAGAGGTTCACCACAGCGCTTGCAATAAAATATCGTTATAGGTACTCCCCAAAATCTTTGTCTTGATATGCACCAATCAGGTCTATTTTGAAGCATAGAAAGCATACGATTTTGTCCAGTCTTTGGTATCCATTTTACGTTGTAAGTTTCTTCTATAGCTTTTTCTCTTATGCTCTTATTGTGAAGTTTTTGGCTTTTAATATCAACACCTATAAACCACTGAGGAGTAGCTCTATATATTACCGGGTTTTTACAACGCCAACAGTGGGGATAAGAGTGCAAAATCTCCTCTTCCTTTAAAAGAAAGCCTGTTTGTTTTAGGTGCTCTATAATAACGTTGTTTGCTTCAAATACATTTAAACCTCTTATAAACTCAGGAGCTTCTTCTGTAAATCTACCAGACTCATCCACCGGTGAAAACGGCTCTAAGCCGTATCTTAATCCCACTATATAGTCTTCCATACCGTGCCCAGGTGCCATGTGGACAAAGCCTGTACCAGTACCAGCTTCCACAAATTCAGAAGGATATATCTTGCCCGTTCTTTCTATAAAAGGATGCTGATATTCTAATCCTGTAAGCTCTTTACCTTTTAAAGAAGCTATAAACTCTTTATTTTTTACATATTGACTTTGCTTTTCCAACAAAAGAAGATAGTTATCTTCCTCAACAACCACGTACTCTATATCTTCTGAAGCCATCACACCTAAGTTTGCAGGAAGTGTCCAAGGAGTAGTTGTCCAAATTACTATTGAAATAGGTTTATCTGGTAAATCTAGCTTTTGTCTTAAAACATTTTCCGATTGTTTTAAAAGCTCAAACCTCACGTATATAGATATATCTTTTTTTTCTTTGTATTCTACTTCAGCTTCTGCTTCAGCGGTTTTGTCGTATATACACCAATAAACCGGTTTGTTTCCTTTGTAAAGCACACCGTTTTGAAGACATCTTCCTATTTCCCTTACCTCTTGAGCTTCGTATTTAGGGTCCATGGTTAGGTATGGATTTTCCCAATCACCTAACACACCTAATCTAAGAAATTCCTCTTTTTGAATACTTACAAACTTAGAAGCGTACTCTCTACAGAGTCTTCTAAACTCATCCTTTGGTATGCTTTCTTTATTTATTTTTTTTGCTTTTAGCTCTTTTTCCACTTGCTGTTCTATTGGAAGGCCATGACAATCCCATCCTGGCTTATAATCTACATCAAAACCTTCTATCAAAGCTACCTTACATATTATGTCTTTTAAAATTTTGTTTAAAGCGTGTCCTATATGGATGTTGCCGTTGGCATAAGGTGGCCCATCGTGCAATACAAAAAGTTGTTTCCCCTTTCTTTGTGCTCTTAATTTTTCATACAACCCTTCCCATCTTTTAAGAATCTCCGGCTCTTTTTCCGATAAATTTGCTTTCATTGGAAAGTCTGTTTTCGGCAAGTTGATAGTGTCTTTGTAATCCATAGATGTATATTTTACAATACTTTTTTATTAAAAGCTTTAGAAACTAGAGAGAGGCAAAGACTCGTTTCAGATCTAAGGAAAGTCAAAGAGCGGAAAACGGCTGATAGCACACTTTACAACTCAAAACCCTTATTTTAAAATTTTAACAAAGAAAGCTCTACTTATGATTTTAGTTTATAATAGTTTTTATTATGAAAGGAATTTTTGTAAGAACACCTGGACTTAGCTACAACGCTCATTATGTGGAGCGCATGGCTCAAAAACTAAACCAATTTGGTATAGAGATTATATTTTATGATATTGATTATAACAATATAGATGCTTATGTAAACTTTTTACAAGAGCAAAGGCCATTTTTTGTAATGGATGTAAATGGTTCTGCTTTGGTTTACGGTGAATCCAACGGCAATAGAGTTTCTTTGTGTGATGCTTTTGGCTTTTTACATATAAGTGTTTTTACTGAAGATCCGATGCTATATTATCCTGCTCTTTTCAATGGAAGAGAGTCTAGAAACTTTATACAAATGATAACAGATATGAAACATGCTGATTTCTTAAGAAGTATAGGCTATCAAAATATATACTTTTTAGCTCCTTTTGTATCTGAAGAACTACTACAAAGACCGATAACCCAAGAAAAGGAAATAAAAGTTCTTTTCCCAGGCCCTATCGTGGATCCAAATATCATAGTACAAGAAAGCGCAAAAATCTTCCCAGAAGAGGTAATGCCAGTATTCGTAGAGGTTGGGGAGTTCATGCGAAGAAACCCAGAAGTAGATGTTATATTCGCTGTAGAATATATGCTTCCATTTTTTAACTACGAAATACAAGAAAAATTTTTAAAATGGAGGAACGAATCACCAGAAGCTTATATAAACTTTTTGGTAAACGTTGGACTTTACAATACAGCAAGAAAAAGACTCTTTGTAATAAGCTTTTTGGAAGGTATAGATATAAAGATTTTAGGAGATTCTCAAGTACCGTTAAAAGAAGGTCAAGAGGTAATAAGCGCCGAAACCCAAGAGGATGTCTTAAACATATACGCAAACTCCATGATAACGTTTCTTAGCTTTCCTTCGATAGTACCTTCTGGAATAGGCTTTACACCCATTGAAGTCATATCTCAAGGTTCTTGTGCTTTTATAGATTACAGAGCATCCCTACCGGGATTTTTTATACCAGACCAAGAGATAGTGGCTTATACCCCTCTTGATAGGCTTGAAATAGAAGAAAAACTAATATTTTTCTTAGAAAACGAAGACCAAGCTATGGAGATTGCAAAAAATGGCCGCTCTAAAGTAGAGTCAAGCTTTACAGAAACCCAAAGAGCTCAGTTTGTAGCAGATATAATAAAGCAAATTTACGAGCAATCAATTGGTAGCACTTTGGACAACCAACAAGAGACTACAAACTAAAACTTGATATACTTATTAAATGAACTTCATAAGGGGGCTTTTGGCTCCGGCTTCTTTTCTATACGGGGCTGGTATATGGCTTAGGAATAAACTTTTTGATTTTAATATACTAAAAGCCAAACACCCAGGTGTTTTTGTAATATCTATAGGAAATCTAAGCGTAGGTGGAACTGGTAAA contains:
- the ileS gene encoding isoleucine--tRNA ligase, producing MDYKDTINLPKTDFPMKANLSEKEPEILKRWEGLYEKLRAQRKGKQLFVLHDGPPYANGNIHIGHALNKILKDIICKVALIEGFDVDYKPGWDCHGLPIEQQVEKELKAKKINKESIPKDEFRRLCREYASKFVSIQKEEFLRLGVLGDWENPYLTMDPKYEAQEVREIGRCLQNGVLYKGNKPVYWCIYDKTAEAEAEVEYKEKKDISIYVRFELLKQSENVLRQKLDLPDKPISIVIWTTTPWTLPANLGVMASEDIEYVVVEEDNYLLLLEKQSQYVKNKEFIASLKGKELTGLEYQHPFIERTGKIYPSEFVEAGTGTGFVHMAPGHGMEDYIVGLRYGLEPFSPVDESGRFTEEAPEFIRGLNVFEANNVIIEHLKQTGFLLKEEEILHSYPHCWRCKNPVIYRATPQWFIGVDIKSQKLHNKSIREKAIEETYNVKWIPKTGQNRMLSMLQNRPDWCISRQRFWGVPITIFYCKRCGEPLLESHIFEYVAKIFEHSPYGADEWFKKDEKELLPPDTVCKKCGSKDFVKETDILDVWFDSGSSHASVLRPRGIEKADVYLEGSDQHRGWFQASLLESIASYGEAPFKSVVTHGFTVDEKGHKMSKSQGNVISPLEIIKEYGADILRLWVISEDYTEDIKLGKSILKRLAEDYKKIRNTLRYCLGNLYDFKYEFSIAPDKLHHFDRYMYAYASKVFEELFSFYKNYQYHRFYHRLMEFVSIDLSALYFDVLKDRLYMYKSGSFERLSAQTVLYFLLKNLTILLSPVLSFTAEETYSYMKSIENHLPESIFMNEYKASDFTDEELLKDYQKLLLLRKDVLKAIEMERKNDIIKHPYEARVVIKPNEEFYKLLEKYKDYLHSFFTVSQVEIAENDGEEGEYTKLRIKVEKAKGEKCPRCWLYVETMINGVCPRCSQNI
- a CDS encoding glycosyltransferase, which translates into the protein MKGIFVRTPGLSYNAHYVERMAQKLNQFGIEIIFYDIDYNNIDAYVNFLQEQRPFFVMDVNGSALVYGESNGNRVSLCDAFGFLHISVFTEDPMLYYPALFNGRESRNFIQMITDMKHADFLRSIGYQNIYFLAPFVSEELLQRPITQEKEIKVLFPGPIVDPNIIVQESAKIFPEEVMPVFVEVGEFMRRNPEVDVIFAVEYMLPFFNYEIQEKFLKWRNESPEAYINFLVNVGLYNTARKRLFVISFLEGIDIKILGDSQVPLKEGQEVISAETQEDVLNIYANSMITFLSFPSIVPSGIGFTPIEVISQGSCAFIDYRASLPGFFIPDQEIVAYTPLDRLEIEEKLIFFLENEDQAMEIAKNGRSKVESSFTETQRAQFVADIIKQIYEQSIGSTLDNQQETTN
- the panD gene encoding aspartate 1-decarboxylase — protein: MKRHILRAKIHRATVTGANLNYEGSISIDERLLEAGKFVVFEKVDIYNVNNGNRFSTYVIPGRPGEISLNGAAARLCMPGDIIIIASYAEVEEEELPHFRPYLVYVDDKNNILEVKRDMEHVFTF
- a CDS encoding rhodanese-like domain-containing protein yields the protein MSLPSEENICFDKVPSVSAEEAKTLLEKNKDYVLLDVRTKMEYDKWRIEGAKLYSLDTLMKTYKELDKSKKYLIICLSGGRSACATYALRQLGFEAFNIRGGMLEWPYETIGSFDDL